From the genome of Streptomyces ficellus:
GGGGCTTCCCGCAGAAGGAGTACAGCCACGCCAACAAGGGTGCGGTCGCCGGTCTCGGCCTGCACAAGGGCGTCGCGATGATCGTCATGGGCAAGGTGAAGATCAAGCTCAAGGGCCGTCTCGCCTGGTACATGCACCGCGGCTACCACGGCATGGCCATGCCGACCTGGAACCGCAAGATCCGCGTCTTCGCGGACTGGACGCTCGCCATGTTCCTCAAGCGCGAGGTCGTCTCGCTCGGCGCCATCGAGTCGCCGCGCGAGGAGTTCTACGAGGCCGCCAAGCCCGCCCCGGCCGCCGCCTCGGCGTCGAAGCCGGAGAAGGCCAAGGCCTCCTGACCCGACGACCCCCGGGTTCCTGAACCGAAGGGGCCGCCCGCCATCCGTGGTGCGGGCGGCCCCTTCGGCATGCCCGGCACCCGGCGGCGCCTCCGGTGGACTGAGGGGGCGTCAGCGGACGCGCTGCGGGCGGACGGCACGCATTTCGCCGTCGTATTGCTTCGTTTCGGGACTGCGTACCCGCGCCCCGGATGTTTTCGTGGTGGTGAGCATTTCTGGGCTTCCTCATCACGGAGGTGTGCACCATGGCCGACGCCGCGTCGCGGCTCACCACGCTCGCCGAGGACCTGCTGGGCGTGGAGCTCCCCGTCAGGATCCGCGCCTGGGACGGCAGCGAAGCGGGGCCGCCCGGTGCGCCCGTCCTCGTCGTACGCCACCGCCGGGCGCTGCGGCGGCTGGTGTGGCGCCCGGGGGAGCTGGGACTGGTCCGGGCGTGGGTGGCGGGCGAGCTCGACGTGGAGGGCGACCTGTACGACGCCCTCGACCGGCTCGCCGGCCTCGTCTGGGAGCGCGGCGCGGGCAGCCCGGGCGCCGTGCGCGCCGCCCGGGCCGTACGCGCGGCACAGGCGCTGCGCGCGGTGCGCGACCCCCGGCTGCACGCCGCCGCCCGGTCCCTGCTCCGGCTCGCCGGGCCGTGGCCGCCGCCCCCGCCGCCCGTCGAGGAGGTCAGACGCCGCACCGGCCCCCTCCACACCAGACGGCGCGACCGGGCGGCCATCAGCCACCACTACGACGTCGGCAACGACTTCTACGGGCTGATCCTCGGCCCCTCCATGGTCTACTCGTGCGCCTACTGGGACGAGGAGGACGGCACCCTCGAAGAGGCGCAGTCCGCCAAGCTCGACCTCATCTGCGCCAAGCTCGCCCTCGCCGAGGGCGACCGGCTCCTCGACGTCGGCTGCGGCTGGGGCTCGATGGCCGTCCACGCCGCCCGCGATTACGGCGCCCGGGTCGTCGGCGTCACCCTCTCGACCGAGCAGGCCGCCTACGCCCGCAAACGCGTCGCCGGCGAGGGCCTCACCGACCTGGTGGAGATCCGCGTCCAGGACTACCGGGACGTCAGGGACGGGCCGTACGACGCGATCTCGTCCATCGGCATGGCCGAGCACGTCGGGCGGGTCCGCTTCCAGGAGTACGCCGACCACCTGTACGCCCTGCTGGGGCCCGGCGGCCGGCTGCTGAACCACCAGATCTCCCGCCGCCCCGAGAAGAACGAAGCCGCCTACCACGTCGACGAGTTCATCGACCGGTACGTCTTCCCCGACGGCGAGCTCGCGCCCGTCGGGCGCACCACCGCCGCCCTGGAGGACGCCGGGTTCGAGGTCCGCGACGTCGAGGCGATCCGCGAGCACTACGCGCTCACCCTGCGGCGCTGGGTGGCCAACCTGGAGGCGGGCCGGTCCGAGGCCGAGCGGCTCACCTCCCCCGGCCGCGTCCGCGTCTGGCACCTCTACATGGCCGCCTGCGCCGTCGCCTTCGAGCGCAACCGCATCGGCGTCAACCAGGTCCTCGCCGTGCGGACGCCCGGCGACGGGGCCTCCGGCATGCCGCTGCGCCCGCGGACGTGGAACGAGCGCCGCGAGCGCTGACACGACCAGGGCCGGGCCCCCGCGAAGGGGAACCCGGCCCTGGCCGTCGTACGAGCCGGCCGCGGCTACTCGGTCTTGATGGCGTTGAGCATGTTCAGCCGCGCCGCGCTGCGGGCCGGCCACATCGCGGCCAGGACGCCCACCAGGCCGGCCAGGAGCAGGAAGATCCCGATCCGGTCCCACGGGATGACCAGCGCGTAGCCCGGCAGCTCCGCCTTGATGGTCTGGCCGATCGCCCAGCCCAGGAACGAGCCGAGACCGATGCCGACCACCGCGCCGAAGAGCGAGATGACCACGGCCTCCAGGCGCACCATCCGCTTCACCCGGCGCCGGTCCAGGCCGATCGCCCGCAGCATGCCGATCTCCTGCTGCCGCTCGAACACCGACATGGCCAGGGTGTTGACGACACCCAGGACCGCGATGATCAGCGCCATCGCCAGCAGGCCGTACATGATGTTCAGCATCATGTTGATCATCCCGCCGAACTGGTCGCGGATGTCCTGCTTGTCCATCACGTTGATCGCCGGGTTCTCACCCAGGGCGCCGACCAGCGCCTTCTCGTTCGCCGCGGTCTCGCCGCCGTCCATGGTCACGAAGATCTGCTGGATGGACGGCCTCACCTCGTGCGGGGCGACGACCCTGGTGTCGACCAGCACCGGCGACAGGAACTCGGTGTCCTTGTACACCGCGCCGACGGTCAGCCTGCCCTTCTTGTCGTCGGAGTACGTGACCGGCAGGGTCTCGCCGACCTTCCAGCCCTGCTTGGTGGCCGTCTTCTCGGCGACCGCCACCTGTCCCCGGCCGAGCGAGTCCAGCGAACCGTTCACCAGCTCGACGTTCAGGACCTTCTCGACGTCACCCGGGGTGATCGCCGATGCCGAGACGAACTCGTCGCCGAGCTCGAAGTACGCGGCCGACTGCGGCGACACGGCCGTGGCGCCCGGCGCCTTCTCCAGCGCGGTCAGCGCCGACTTGTCGAGGTGGCCGCCGCTGGCCATGACGACCATGTAGTCGGCCTTGATCTGGTCCGTGGTCATCTTGTCCAGCGCCGTGCCGACCGTCACGCCCAGCACCGACAGCCCGGTGACCAGGGTCAGGCCGATGGCCAGGGCGGAGGCGGTGGCGCCGGTGCGGCGCGGGTTGCGCACCGCGTTCTGGCCGGCCAGCTTGCCGGCGACCCCGAAGGCGCCGACCAGCAGCGGCCGGACCAGGGCGATGACGGGGCGGGACAGCAGCGGGATCAGGACGATCACGCCGATCAGCGCCAGGAACGCGCCACCGGCGATGGTCCACCGGCCGTCGGAACCGGCCGCGGCACCCCACACGATCAGGGCCGCGCCGATGGCGGTGATGGCGGCACCGATGGAGTTGCGCACCACCAGCGACTTGGTGGTCGCGATCGCGTGCACGCTGCTCATCGCGGCGACCGGCGGGATCTTCGCGGCGCGGCGGCCGGGCAGCCAGGCGGCGAACATCGTGATCAGCACGCCGACGCCGAGGGCGGCGAGCAACGGGGTCACGCCGACGATCAGCGGCCCGTCCGGGACCTTCATGCCGAACGAGGCCATCCCGGACCGCAGCGCGACCGCCAGGCCGATCCCGAGGACGAAGCCGACCACGGAGGCCACCAGGCCGACCACACCGGCCTCGGCCAGCACCGAGCGCGTGATCTGCTTGCGGGAGGCGCCCACGGCGCGCATCAGCGCCAGTTCCTTGGTGCGCTGGGCGACCAGCATGGTGAAAGTGTTGGAGATCAGGAAGACACCGACGAAGAGCGCGATGCCGGCGAAGCCGAGCAGCATCTGGTTGAGGCCGCTCAGTCCCTCCTCGATCTGCCGCGACTGCTCGGCGGCGAGCGCGGCGCCCGTCGTGGCGTCGGAGTTCTCCGGGACCAGCGGCTTCACCGCGTCGAGGATCCGGTCGTCGTCCGCGCCGGGCGCGGCGGTGGCGGTGAGGCTCGTGAAGTAGCCGGGCTTCAGGTACAGCGACTGCGCGACGGAGGTGTCGAAGAGGACGAGGCTGCCGCCCGCGTTGACGGCGCCGTCGTCGGTGGTGAAGACGCCCGCGAGCGTGTACTCCTTGACCGGCCCGTTCGTGGCGACCCGCACCCGGTCGCCGACCTGGTACTCACCGGTGGTGGCGGTGTCCTTGTCCAGGGCGATCTGGTCGTCCTTCACCGGGCCGGAGCCCTCGGTGAAGGTGTAGGCGCCGTCCTTGCCGTTCTCGCCGGGGGCGAAGTTGGAGCCCTTGTTGGACCAGCCGACGCCGATGAGCTTGCCGCCCGGGTCGGCGACCCCGGCGAAGCCCTCGACCCGTCCGGTCACGGAGGCGACCCCGTCCAGCTTCCCGATCTTGTCGAGCGTCGCCTGCGAGAGGCCGGGTTCCTGCTTGGGGTCGTCGGCGTCGGCGTACGAGGTGACGGCGACCGCGACGTCGTCGTAGCTCTTGGCCTGCTGGTTGCGGAAGGCGTTGGACAGGGTGTCGGTGAAGACCAGGGTGCCGGAGACGAACGCCACGCCGAGCATGACGGCGAGCACGGTCATCAGCAGCCTGGCCTTGTGCGCGAGCACATTGCGCAAGGCGGTACGGAACATGAGGTGTGAGTCCTGGGGTGAAGAGGGACCGGCGGTCGGCCGCCGAGGGCGTCGGTCCGGGGCGGGCGCCCCGGCGGGGCGTCAGCTCGTACGGCCCTTGGCGTCGAACTCCTTCATGCGGTCCAGCACGCCGTCCGCGGTGGGCCGCAGCATCTCGTCGACGATCCGCCCGTCCGCGAGGAAGATCACGCGGTCGGCGTAGGAGGCGGCCACCGGGTCGTGGGTGACCATGACGACGGTCTGCCCGAGTTCGCGGACCGAGTTGCGCAGGAAGCCCAGCACCTCGGCGCCGGAGCGGGAGTCGAGGTTTCCGGTCGGCTCGTCACCGAAGATGATCTCGGGCCGGGAGGCCAGCGCGCGGGCCACGGCGACGCGCTGCTGCTGGCCGCCGGAGAGCTGCGCGGGCCGGTGGCCCAGCCGGCCGGACAGGCCCACCATGTCGATGACCTTGCCCACCCACTCCTTGTCGGGCTTGCGGCCCGCGATGTCCATGGGGAGCGTGATGTTCTCCTGCGCGGTCAGCGTCGGCAGCAGGTTGAACGCCTGGAAGATGAAGCCGATCTTGTCCCGGCGCAGCTGCGTGAGCTGCTTGTCCTTGAGGGAGCCCAGCTCGGTGTCGCCGATGCGCACCGAACCGCCGCTGAAGGTGTCCAGCCCGGCCACGCAGTGCATCAGCGTCGACTTGCCGGAACCCGAGGGGCCCATGATCGCGGTGAACTCGCCCTGGTGGAAGTCCACCGTGACCCGGTCCAGGGCGACCACCTGGGTCTCGCCCTGTCCGTAGACCTTGGACAGATCCGTGGCGCGGGCGGCTACCGCGGTGGCGCGGTAAGCGGTGGGGGTGGTGGTCACGAGGGGGCTCCTGTCGGGGACTGTTCTTCGAGGACCCCTCCATCGTCGGCGCCCGCCACCCCCCGGGGCGTCCCTCCGCAAGCCCGTTCCCGAGGCAGCCTGGAGTCGGACCGCGG
Proteins encoded in this window:
- a CDS encoding ABC transporter ATP-binding protein; amino-acid sequence: MTTTPTAYRATAVAARATDLSKVYGQGETQVVALDRVTVDFHQGEFTAIMGPSGSGKSTLMHCVAGLDTFSGGSVRIGDTELGSLKDKQLTQLRRDKIGFIFQAFNLLPTLTAQENITLPMDIAGRKPDKEWVGKVIDMVGLSGRLGHRPAQLSGGQQQRVAVARALASRPEIIFGDEPTGNLDSRSGAEVLGFLRNSVRELGQTVVMVTHDPVAASYADRVIFLADGRIVDEMLRPTADGVLDRMKEFDAKGRTS
- a CDS encoding SAM-dependent methyltransferase; the encoded protein is MADAASRLTTLAEDLLGVELPVRIRAWDGSEAGPPGAPVLVVRHRRALRRLVWRPGELGLVRAWVAGELDVEGDLYDALDRLAGLVWERGAGSPGAVRAARAVRAAQALRAVRDPRLHAAARSLLRLAGPWPPPPPPVEEVRRRTGPLHTRRRDRAAISHHYDVGNDFYGLILGPSMVYSCAYWDEEDGTLEEAQSAKLDLICAKLALAEGDRLLDVGCGWGSMAVHAARDYGARVVGVTLSTEQAAYARKRVAGEGLTDLVEIRVQDYRDVRDGPYDAISSIGMAEHVGRVRFQEYADHLYALLGPGGRLLNHQISRRPEKNEAAYHVDEFIDRYVFPDGELAPVGRTTAALEDAGFEVRDVEAIREHYALTLRRWVANLEAGRSEAERLTSPGRVRVWHLYMAACAVAFERNRIGVNQVLAVRTPGDGASGMPLRPRTWNERRER
- a CDS encoding ABC transporter permease, which codes for MFRTALRNVLAHKARLLMTVLAVMLGVAFVSGTLVFTDTLSNAFRNQQAKSYDDVAVAVTSYADADDPKQEPGLSQATLDKIGKLDGVASVTGRVEGFAGVADPGGKLIGVGWSNKGSNFAPGENGKDGAYTFTEGSGPVKDDQIALDKDTATTGEYQVGDRVRVATNGPVKEYTLAGVFTTDDGAVNAGGSLVLFDTSVAQSLYLKPGYFTSLTATAAPGADDDRILDAVKPLVPENSDATTGAALAAEQSRQIEEGLSGLNQMLLGFAGIALFVGVFLISNTFTMLVAQRTKELALMRAVGASRKQITRSVLAEAGVVGLVASVVGFVLGIGLAVALRSGMASFGMKVPDGPLIVGVTPLLAALGVGVLITMFAAWLPGRRAAKIPPVAAMSSVHAIATTKSLVVRNSIGAAITAIGAALIVWGAAAGSDGRWTIAGGAFLALIGVIVLIPLLSRPVIALVRPLLVGAFGVAGKLAGQNAVRNPRRTGATASALAIGLTLVTGLSVLGVTVGTALDKMTTDQIKADYMVVMASGGHLDKSALTALEKAPGATAVSPQSAAYFELGDEFVSASAITPGDVEKVLNVELVNGSLDSLGRGQVAVAEKTATKQGWKVGETLPVTYSDDKKGRLTVGAVYKDTEFLSPVLVDTRVVAPHEVRPSIQQIFVTMDGGETAANEKALVGALGENPAINVMDKQDIRDQFGGMINMMLNIMYGLLAMALIIAVLGVVNTLAMSVFERQQEIGMLRAIGLDRRRVKRMVRLEAVVISLFGAVVGIGLGSFLGWAIGQTIKAELPGYALVIPWDRIGIFLLLAGLVGVLAAMWPARSAARLNMLNAIKTE